GCGTTCAGCCCCGTAGAACGGAAAGGCAGTTGCATATTTCCCGTCACGGGTTGCAGCGAGGGCGATAAGCCGGGCAGCAGTAACGCCGCCCTGCCCGCCCCGCGAGTGGATGCGGATCTCAAACATTGCCGGTCACCCCGAACCAGAACTCTGTGCCCATCCTGCGGTTTTTCACGAACCCGGCGATGTCATCGTAGGTGACCTCCTGCCCGCCGAGCCCGGCAATGACACTGAAGACATCGATCCTATTCTTGGCCTGTATGGACTTTGCAAGCACTCCGCCAAACCCGAACGAGTAGTCGCGATCGATAACGACAACCTCTCTCCCCCTGAGATCAAGGTCCGGGAAAGGTCGGAACCAGCGCAGCCGCATTGACCCGGCTTTCACCCCCTCATTCCGCAGGTGGTCCACGGCTACCTCTGCCTCCCTGCCCAGTGTGCCCATCGAAACAACGATTACGTCTGCGTCTTCGCACAGGTAGTCCTCGGTAAACCCGTATGTCCTGCCAAATCTCCTCGAAAACTCATCTTCTGTGGCCGCGATCACCTTCATGGAATCCCGCATCGAGCGCTCAATGTCCCACCGGAATTTAAAGTAGTCTTCCGGACCGGTGAGCGTTCCGTACCCGGCAGGGTTTTTCGTGTCGATCGCGTGGGGGAGATGAAGCGGCGGGATGAAATCATTAGGTTCCACAGCATCGAGCGGCTGCATGATATGGGAGAGAAGGAAGCCATCGAGATTGATCATCACCGGCAGCAGGATATCATTATCCTCCGCGATCCTGAATGCCATCAGTGTCGCATCATATGCTTCCTGTACACTCGCGACATAGACCTGCAGCCAGCCTGTATCGCGTTCCTGCATCGCATCGGTATGCTCCGCCCAGATATTCCAGCCCGGCCCGAGCGCACGGTTCACGTTTGCCATGACGATGGGCAGGCGGGCGCCTGCCGCCCAGTTCGTCATCTCGTGCATGTACAGGAGCCCGTGTGAACTCGTGGCGGTAAACGTTCGTACGCCCGTTACACTTGCCCCGATGCACGCCGCCATTGCCGAATGCTCGCTTTCGACCGCGATGTAGCGTGCCGGCAGTTCTCCGGAAGAAACGTACTCTGCGATTTGTTCCACGATCTCTGTCTGGGGCGTGATCGGGTATGCGGCGATAACAACCGGTTTTGCCTGTTTTACCGCAAGTGCCACTGCCTTGTTCCCCGTTGCTACTGTCA
Above is a genomic segment from Methanoregula sp. containing:
- the porA gene encoding pyruvate ferredoxin oxidoreductase, with amino-acid sequence MLTVATGNKAVALAVKQAKPVVIAAYPITPQTEIVEQIAEYVSSGELPARYIAVESEHSAMAACIGASVTGVRTFTATSSHGLLYMHEMTNWAAGARLPIVMANVNRALGPGWNIWAEHTDAMQERDTGWLQVYVASVQEAYDATLMAFRIAEDNDILLPVMINLDGFLLSHIMQPLDAVEPNDFIPPLHLPHAIDTKNPAGYGTLTGPEDYFKFRWDIERSMRDSMKVIAATEDEFSRRFGRTYGFTEDYLCEDADVIVVSMGTLGREAEVAVDHLRNEGVKAGSMRLRWFRPFPDLDLRGREVVVIDRDYSFGFGGVLAKSIQAKNRIDVFSVIAGLGGQEVTYDDIAGFVKNRRMGTEFWFGVTGNV